Part of the Nicotiana sylvestris chromosome 5, ASM39365v2, whole genome shotgun sequence genome is shown below.
CCGCGACATGCATCCCGATctcataactgtcactcataatcaggctctcaccGTCACTCAGTAATCAATCTCTACAGTCACTCACAGGCTCAAAATATCATAAAAACTAGCCTGAAACAATAATATGatgaatcaataaataacaactgagactgaaatatgatatgaaatgaatgtATATGACTGAGTACGACATATCAATAGAATCAGTAAAGTGATAGCAAGAAAAGACCATTATGGGTCCGAACAGTATcaacataaagcctaaacatgatatctatcaTGATTggcagctcaattactttatcacatgatgaaaatacGGATATCAACAAAATAGTATCACTATACGGTGTCATGGAACCAaccaggtcacaattctcacggtgcatgctcgcacgcccgtcacttggcatgtgcatcacctcaataccaatcatataacacataatttggggtttcaaactctcagaaCCAAGGttgaaagtgttacttacctcaatccgggcAAAACTCTATTCCAAAATGCCTTTGCCTCtaatataggctaaagggattaattccacaagaaaaatactAAATTAGAGCCAAAAAACCGAAATCGGCTTAAACTCATCCcacaggcccacgtctcgaactccgacaaaagtcacaaaacctgaaagcccattcactcacgagtctaaccatgcCAAATTTATAAAAATCCGATATCAAATGGTCATCCAAATAACCAAAGTTCATTCTCCAAATCCTTAGCCTCAAAccccccaaatttcacctcaacACCACCAAATCTAGGTGGAAAAAACAGTGGGGAAACAAGTTTATGATAAAAAAAACGAGTACAATAAGCTTATCTCAACAATCCCCTAAAAAATcctctcaaaaatcgcctaagtccGAGTTCAAAATGTTGAAATGAGACTAAAATCGTGAACCCTTatttttaaaccttctgcccaggcttttcgcacctgcgtcCATTTATCCGCACCTGTGGAACTGCTTCTACGGTTAAATTTTTGCTTCTGCGGAAGTCACTTATCCAGCTTCCTTCGCTTCTGCGAGCATCAGACCGTATCTGTGCATATTGCAGGTGCGTGAAATCCATCGCACCTACGGATCCAACCCGCATTTTGTGCCCTTCAGCCCGCTTCTGCGACCATCGCATGTGCGGAATAGTCTTTTTGCACCTGCGACCACTGCTCAACTCTTCCTTGCTCGCTTCATTGGCTTCTGCGGGCTCTCACCTGCGGTGCCCACTCCGCAGGTGTGGTTACACCAGTAGCAGCAACACTTCAACTGCTTTACTTATTTAATACcaagtccgttaaccacccgaaatcaacgCGAGGCCCTCGGGTCTTCTACCAAACATACCATTAAGTcccaaaatatcatacgaacttagtcgaatcctcaaatcacctcaaataacatcaaaaacacgaattgcacatggattcaagcctaatgaacgtAGAAATTTCTAAATTctacaaacgacgccgaaacctatcaaatcacatccgattgacctcaaattttgcacaaaagtcataaatgataccacgaacctactccaacttccgaaaatccaatccgaccccgatgTCAAAAAGTCCACCCTCgttcaaactttccaaaattctaactttcgccaattcaagcctaattctactacgggcctccaaatcacaatctggacatgctcctaagtccaaaatcacctaacaaagctaacgaaatcatcaaaattcaaatctgagGTCGCTTACACATAAGTCGACATCCAGTTaacttttcaacttaagctttcaattaagagaATAAGTGTCTCAGTTCACTCTGAAATCTCTCCGGACCCTAACCAACTAACCTGATAAGTCATATAAAAGCTGTAGAAGACAAAAGAAGCAGAAAAATGGGAGAacggggctacaactctcaaaatgaccggccgggtcgttaaaTTAGTACTATTTGATTTGAATATATacttattaatttttaaataaagacAAGTTCTGCACATTGCAGTTGTAgaggaaaaaataatttttattattcAGATCTTTATATAACATCTTAATATTCAGATATGTATTTAGCTTCAGACGTTTTAATCTCAATACACATATTAATATTCAAATATGTATTCAGATTTAGATGTTTTAATCTTAATAAAAACAAATGAGTCCTTAATATCTTTAGTCGATAACTTTAGTGCTTTAATATTCAGTTAAGTAGtcagaaataaattttttaatctTTGTAACTCAGAAAATTGTTTGAACTTGTCTTCTTAGTAATAGTGAGCAATTGTAGCTAAACTTTAGTTCTCAgtgggattcgactccagacTCTTAATTAGATCGAATTATATTTGCAGTGACTACTTAATCATTtttaaggcatagttgggcgttatcTAGAGTCATTCTTTATTATCGCAGACAATCCGAACTGAATTGAAGTAGAGGCTTTTAATGAAAATAAATAGTATAATTAATGGCTTACAAATAGTATGATATATCATTCAAGTGAAATAAAGTTCTGGAGTAAAGAGGCGAGCTGCTAACAGAAGTTTAATTAATGACTTATATTTAGcaattcaaattaaaaaaaaaaaaaaacaatcaaaCAAAGGAAATAGTAAGTAGAAAAGTTTAGCACAGTAAAGTTTCGCGACTAAAGTAATAAAGTTAATCTCTAGAACATTGATATTGCAGGCCTTGTAACTTCACTTGTATGATTGTTAGTTAACAGAGATCTTCCATTTTGGCCTACACTTCTGCTTTTGTGTTTTATCAGCAAACTCACTATTTTGAGCAATTCAATTCCCAGAATGTACGAGCAGTCACAATATCAATATTCATGCAATTTAAGGCTGCATTAAGTATATGATTTTTGTAGGAGAAAATAGTTTAAAAAAATTAATCCTAATAACTTGATCCGTGCACACAATATTGTCTGTTTTCGTTCAATAGAACTTATGAATTTTTCGCTATGGGCCATTATTGAACCTAAAATTGTGAAATACATGTTTATCTCAAGCCTTACTCTTATATTCTAGgttctttcacttccttttcgatgTACAAATAATTTCTAAGCACATAGCGCACAGAAACTCAACTCTTTCGTAGATTTCCCGTGCCAAATTGGATTACCACTTGCCAGAAGCTCTAGCAGTGAACTGTGGAGGAAGATGGTGCGTGCAACATGGATACAATGTCCTATCTTTGGAAATTGACTCTTTAATGGTTGCCAACATGCTCAAAGACAAAGTCACCAACAACATGAAGCTCAGATCTCTTATGGAAGATACATCACAGATTTTTAACCAAGCTACAATCAAAATTGCTCGCTGCTACAGAGAAGCGAACCGGGTAGCAGATGGATTGGCTAAGTTAGCAACTATACTGGAAGAAGGATCCTTCTATCACACATTTCAGCAACTTCCAGAAATGATAAAGGGACCATTTCAACTTGATAAATGTCAAATGCCGAGTATAAGACTGAGATACGACAAAGCTAATTTCTTTATCAGTTAATCTTCCTTTGTATTTTGAAGATGGAGGCATGTTGTCTAGAGATGCCTCACGTGTATGCAGTGTTGTATTCAGAGGTTAATGGCCAAGTCTACCTCTGCTTTTTGCTGTCATATATACAACACACCAGGACAATCCTGGATTTttggttaaaaaaaaaaaaacttgccaGATGCTTTGGTCTACTTATTATTTTCTTACAGTTTTTATGAATATGTAATCTGAAACACCATGAAAGTTGAACGTAATTTTAGCATCTTGAAAGTATTCTTAGCATTACTTGTACTTTTGGTTATACAATATTTGATTTTGTATGAAGTGTACACTATTAAGTTAGTGACACCACTACATGAATTCTCTGACTGGACAAGAGAAGAAAGTACGAGAAGCAGTAAGTGAAACATAAACATgcttatattattattatccaagtTCAGCTCACAAATACATCAAGTAGTAAAGTGAGAAAAATAGCTAGCAAcaactatgccagtttgattaAATACTCAATTACTGGCCAGCTATCTATTTGTCTAAACTCACACAGTAATATTTAGTATTATACCCAAATTGCGTTAGCCCTTATGAGCAGTTGCTTGAGCTTATTGCCCCTCAAATTAAGGCTCATGATCTCATTAGAACCACCAACCAATTCTTTCCCAATGAACACTGCTGGTACACTAGGCTTACACCCTAATTCAACCAATGCTTTCTCCATTTCCCTCCCATTCGGAAGTTCGTCAAGCTCGTAAACTGTAGGGTTTGCACCAAAACTACGAATTAGGGTTTCGATGCTGTGAGAGATGCAACAACTACTCTTGCTGAAAATCACCACTGGACTTTCTGCTCCCAACTTCATCACTCTTTCCATATTCAAAGTTCAAAAAGCTGACTTAATTAACGGTTTGCTAGTGTTTTCTTGATGATTTGGACTTTGGAGTGAAAGGAAGATATGTCTTCTTTTGTATCTCGAAGTGTAACTAAGGAAGCTGTAAAAAGAAGAGTGATGAAAAATATATTGAAGGGTGAGTTGATGTGAGAAATCTGAATTTGAATGAAGCTATATATAAGGGACTAAAGGTGGGTAGTGACAATATATGTTTTCTTTTGTATTACAAAAGAACAAGTTGGTAAATATCCAAAGGCATTATGGATCATCACATGCCTTGGCTTATCTACCTGGCATCTTAAGCAGCACAATCTAGGCATGGTTTTCAATCTGGAAAAGTTATTCCACATAAATTCTTTGGATTGACAAAATGGATTTCATTTTTCAGTTCCGTACTTGTAATATAATATTCCTACTATATTCAATTGTAGTAATAAATAATATATGGTGTATTCCTTTGGTTGAGTAGGTGATTTTGTTCCATTAATGGTCAAAGAGTAAATGGAAAACCttagaaagaaaaaaagtacTCCTTctgtttcatattaaatgaggtagtttgactcggcacggagtttaagaaaaaagaagaagacttttgaaacttgtggtcttaaaaacttaaggagtaaaaagtttgtgggaccattatatttgtgtggctataaaagcttctcattaagggtaaataagtaaaatgaaagagtttaaagttgaattattttctaatttaagcTTAAGCTCTTTAATATATAAATAAGTTGCCATAGCAACACAAATATTATGAGATGTTTAAAACACAAGTTTCATAAGTCTTCATTTTTTAACTCCGTGCCCAATCACAGGTGGATCCAAGATTTAAATTCAACGGTTCAATTTTTAAGATTCTCAACATTAAACTCATTGTACTATTAAAATTATAGGTTTAAATCTAATATTTATCGAGATTTAATAGTGTTTTAGATATATCTATATTTCGTGTCGAAAGTTATGGATTCAGATGAAATCGTAGCTAAAAGCTACATCCGTCCCTGCGCAGTCAAGTAGGATCA
Proteins encoded:
- the LOC104228759 gene encoding monothiol glutaredoxin-S1-like — encoded protein: MERVMKLGAESPVVIFSKSSCCISHSIETLIRSFGANPTVYELDELPNGREMEKALVELGCKPSVPAVFIGKELVGGSNEIMSLNLRGNKLKQLLIRANAIWV